A window of the Streptomyces albireticuli genome harbors these coding sequences:
- a CDS encoding alpha/beta hydrolase, with protein sequence MRAAALYGALGSLVLTAVTTAPAGALDDSSPPGGTRAEARGVVTAVHQAAARGIRFGACPAAEGLPATVRCGTVSVPLDYARPHGKHIGLTVSRARATGTRAERQGALVYNPGGPGGSGMFFPVLSGIGQWRATGRAYDFVGYAPRGVGRSAPLSCMDPARFVRAPSQAPQHPSEAYKARRIAQAKAYARGCARRGGSDLRHFTSLNNARDLEVLRAALGQKRLTYMGASYGTYFGALYATLFPGHVRRMVFDSVVNPSPRKIWYRSNLDQSAAFEVRWGDWRRWVARHDSVYHLGRTAEAVRHSYDRARRKLAARPVGGKIGPGQLQSSFLQVGYADSAWARSANALSTYLRGDDRALRALAMPDPAAARSEENSNAVYTAVECNDASWPRSWRVWDRDNTELARRAPFETWENAWMNLPCAFWKGPRQRPVEVGAPARALPRTLLLAAERDAATPYQGALELHRRLPGSALVTERDAGTHGIAFGSNTCVNAHTERYLLTGVLPDRRASCAGRAEPAPAAAVSAAAVGA encoded by the coding sequence GTGAGAGCAGCAGCCCTGTACGGAGCCCTCGGATCCCTGGTCCTCACCGCGGTCACCACGGCGCCGGCCGGGGCACTCGACGACTCCTCACCACCGGGAGGCACCCGCGCCGAGGCCCGCGGCGTCGTCACCGCCGTCCACCAGGCCGCCGCCCGGGGCATCCGCTTCGGTGCCTGCCCGGCCGCAGAAGGGCTGCCCGCGACCGTCCGGTGCGGCACCGTCTCCGTACCGCTGGACTACGCCCGGCCGCACGGCAAGCACATCGGACTCACCGTCAGCCGCGCGCGGGCCACCGGCACCCGCGCCGAACGGCAGGGCGCGCTCGTCTACAACCCCGGCGGCCCCGGTGGCTCGGGGATGTTCTTCCCGGTGCTCTCCGGCATCGGCCAGTGGCGGGCCACGGGCAGGGCGTACGACTTCGTCGGCTACGCGCCCCGCGGAGTGGGCCGCTCCGCCCCGCTGTCCTGCATGGACCCGGCACGCTTCGTCCGGGCCCCCAGCCAGGCGCCGCAGCACCCCTCCGAGGCGTACAAGGCGCGGCGCATCGCCCAGGCGAAGGCGTACGCGCGGGGGTGCGCCCGGCGGGGCGGGAGCGACCTGCGGCACTTCACGAGCCTGAACAACGCCCGCGACCTGGAGGTGCTGCGCGCCGCCCTCGGCCAGAAGCGCCTCACGTACATGGGCGCGTCCTACGGCACCTACTTCGGGGCCCTCTACGCCACGCTGTTCCCCGGGCACGTGCGCCGCATGGTCTTCGACAGCGTCGTCAACCCCTCACCCCGCAAGATCTGGTACCGCAGCAACCTCGACCAGTCCGCCGCCTTCGAGGTCCGCTGGGGCGACTGGCGCCGCTGGGTGGCCCGGCACGACTCCGTCTACCACCTGGGCCGCACGGCGGAGGCGGTCCGGCACTCCTACGACCGGGCGCGCCGGAAGCTGGCCGCCCGGCCCGTCGGCGGGAAGATCGGCCCGGGGCAGCTCCAGTCGTCCTTCCTCCAGGTCGGCTACGCGGACAGCGCCTGGGCGCGCAGCGCCAACGCGCTCTCCACGTACCTGCGCGGCGACGACAGGGCGCTGCGCGCGCTCGCCATGCCGGACCCGGCGGCGGCCCGCTCCGAGGAGAACTCCAACGCCGTCTACACGGCCGTGGAGTGCAACGACGCCTCCTGGCCGCGCTCCTGGCGGGTCTGGGACCGGGACAACACCGAGCTCGCCCGCCGGGCGCCCTTCGAGACCTGGGAGAACGCCTGGATGAACCTGCCCTGCGCCTTCTGGAAGGGGCCGCGGCAGCGGCCGGTCGAGGTGGGCGCCCCGGCCCGCGCCCTGCCCCGCACGCTCCTGCTCGCCGCCGAACGGGACGCCGCGACGCCGTACCAGGGCGCGCTGGAGCTCCACCGCAGGCTCCCCGGCTCGGCGCTGGTCACCGAGCGGGACGCGGGCACCCACGGCATCGCCTTCGGGTCCAACACCTGCGTCAACGCCCACACGGAGCGGTACCTGCTGACCGGCGTCCTCCCGGACCGCCGCGCGTCCTGCGCGGGCCGCGCGGAACCGGCACCGGCGGCGGCGGTCTCGGCCGCGGCGGTGGGAGCCTGA
- a CDS encoding TIGR04222 domain-containing membrane protein, with protein MWVLFLVIAWGAAILTCGRLCLAVAAAAEASAGGAGAGDRARRLTLYETAFLAGGPHRVTDLTLVRMGRERRVLLAPTGWATVVDPVGRDELERSLITAIGPDGQSPVPAVRAAHAAAEAVRALADRLVEAGLAVPGPARTNVSAAVRQVRDACGLVVLTGAAAVLMVPPETHRGQAAAWFALPLLLTSVCLLIARIEIHPYTRWASVAGQELLGRVAPGRPVAAADPAPAAAASASGSVPDDAGFLIALAVRGRKALADPELRAALCGRPRDRRY; from the coding sequence ATGTGGGTCCTCTTCCTGGTGATCGCCTGGGGTGCGGCGATCCTCACCTGCGGGCGCCTCTGCCTCGCCGTGGCCGCGGCCGCCGAGGCCTCTGCCGGGGGCGCCGGGGCCGGTGACCGGGCGCGCCGGCTGACCCTCTACGAGACCGCGTTCCTGGCCGGCGGCCCGCACCGGGTCACCGACCTCACGCTGGTCCGGATGGGCCGGGAGCGCAGGGTGCTGCTCGCGCCCACAGGCTGGGCCACGGTCGTCGACCCGGTCGGGCGGGACGAGCTGGAGCGCTCGCTGATCACCGCCATCGGGCCGGACGGGCAGTCCCCCGTCCCCGCCGTGCGGGCCGCGCACGCCGCCGCCGAGGCCGTACGGGCGCTGGCCGACCGGCTGGTCGAGGCCGGGCTCGCGGTGCCCGGCCCGGCCCGTACGAACGTGTCGGCGGCCGTCCGCCAGGTGCGTGACGCCTGTGGGCTGGTGGTGCTGACCGGGGCGGCCGCCGTCCTGATGGTGCCGCCGGAGACCCACCGCGGGCAGGCGGCCGCGTGGTTCGCGCTGCCGCTGCTGCTGACGTCGGTCTGCCTGCTCATCGCCCGGATCGAGATCCACCCCTACACGCGCTGGGCGTCGGTCGCCGGGCAGGAGCTCCTGGGGCGCGTCGCCCCGGGCCGCCCCGTGGCCGCAGCCGACCCCGCTCCTGCCGCCGCCGCTTCCGCTTCCGGCTCGGTCCCGGACGACGCGGGCTTCCTGATCGCGCTGGCCGTGCGCGGCCGCAAGGCCCTCGCCGACCCCGAGCTGCGGGCCGCGCTCTGTGGCCGGCCGCGCGACCGCCGGTACTGA
- the hemE gene encoding uroporphyrinogen decarboxylase: protein MSERTEPSQQQTGRTAAHDSAFLRACRREPVPHTPVWFMRQAGRSLPEYRKVREGIPMLESCMRPELVTEITLQPVRRHGVDAAIFFSDIVVPLKAIGIDLDIKPGVGPVVAQPIRTRADLDRLRALDPSDVPYVTEAIGMLTAELGATPLIGFAGAPFTLASYLVEGGPSRNHEHTKALMYGDPELWADLLDRLADITAAFLKIQIEAGASAVQLFDSWVGALAPADYRRSVMPASTKVFDAVAGYGVPRIHFGVGTGELLGLMGEAGADVVGVDWRIPMDEAVRRVGPGKALQGNLDPAVLFAGREAVETKAQEVLDAAADLEGHVFNLGHGVLPSTDPDALTRLVEYVHEHTAR from the coding sequence ATGAGTGAGCGTACGGAGCCCAGCCAGCAGCAGACCGGCCGCACCGCGGCACACGATTCGGCGTTCCTGCGGGCGTGCCGGCGTGAGCCCGTGCCGCACACCCCCGTGTGGTTCATGCGCCAGGCGGGCCGCTCGCTGCCCGAGTACCGCAAGGTCCGCGAGGGCATCCCGATGCTCGAGTCCTGCATGCGTCCCGAGCTGGTCACGGAGATCACTCTCCAGCCGGTCCGCCGCCACGGCGTCGACGCCGCGATCTTCTTCAGCGACATCGTCGTCCCGCTGAAGGCCATCGGCATCGACCTCGACATCAAGCCCGGCGTGGGCCCCGTCGTCGCCCAGCCCATCCGCACCCGCGCGGACCTCGACCGGCTGCGCGCGCTGGACCCGTCCGACGTCCCGTACGTCACCGAGGCCATCGGCATGCTCACCGCCGAGCTCGGCGCCACCCCGCTCATCGGCTTCGCCGGCGCCCCCTTCACCCTCGCCAGCTACCTGGTCGAGGGCGGCCCGTCGCGCAACCACGAGCACACCAAGGCGCTCATGTACGGCGACCCCGAGCTCTGGGCCGACCTCCTGGACCGGCTCGCGGACATCACCGCCGCCTTCCTGAAGATCCAGATCGAGGCCGGCGCCTCGGCCGTCCAGCTCTTCGACTCCTGGGTCGGCGCGCTCGCCCCGGCGGACTACCGACGCTCCGTCATGCCCGCCTCCACGAAGGTCTTCGACGCCGTCGCCGGCTACGGCGTGCCGCGCATCCACTTCGGCGTGGGCACCGGCGAGCTGCTCGGCCTGATGGGCGAGGCCGGCGCGGACGTCGTCGGCGTCGACTGGCGGATCCCCATGGACGAGGCCGTCCGCCGCGTCGGCCCCGGCAAGGCGCTCCAGGGCAACCTCGACCCGGCGGTGCTCTTCGCCGGCCGCGAGGCCGTGGAGACGAAGGCCCAGGAGGTGCTGGACGCCGCCGCGGACCTGGAGGGGCACGTCTTCAACCTCGGCCACGGCGTGCTGCCCAGCACCGACCCGGACGCCCTGACCCGTCTGGTGGAGTACGTCCACGAGCACACCGCGCGCTGA
- a CDS encoding DUF3000 domain-containing protein, whose product MAAAQGHLSDGPDDADGEDSPSVFRQAVAGLQGVRLRPEIELDATPPPQRLAPFSYALEAAVVVDDEELADGRLILLHDPAGHEAWGGTFRLVTLVHADLEPEMAADPLLPEVCWSWLTGALEARRVPYGAPSGTVTRASSHYFGGLREREPSTRIEIRASWSPMEPPGGPAGAVGGTGVSGPGGPGGPVGAVGPVGLAAAGKHGKQGPGGAGAGDATAGGPGVPDTAAHLAAWCDLLCQIAGLPPGGAPEAGVVTLPQRRDPQSR is encoded by the coding sequence ATGGCTGCGGCGCAGGGACACCTCTCGGACGGTCCGGACGACGCGGATGGGGAGGACTCCCCGTCCGTCTTCCGGCAGGCGGTCGCCGGGCTGCAAGGGGTACGCCTGCGGCCCGAGATCGAGCTCGACGCGACGCCGCCGCCACAGCGGCTGGCGCCCTTCTCGTACGCCCTGGAGGCCGCCGTCGTCGTGGACGACGAGGAACTGGCCGACGGGCGGCTGATCCTGCTGCACGACCCGGCGGGGCACGAGGCGTGGGGCGGTACGTTCCGCCTGGTGACGCTGGTGCACGCCGACCTGGAGCCGGAGATGGCGGCGGACCCGCTGCTGCCGGAGGTGTGCTGGTCGTGGCTGACGGGCGCGCTGGAGGCCCGGCGGGTGCCGTACGGGGCGCCGAGCGGCACGGTGACCCGGGCGAGTTCGCACTACTTCGGGGGGCTGCGGGAGCGGGAGCCGTCGACGCGGATCGAGATCCGGGCCTCGTGGTCGCCGATGGAGCCGCCGGGCGGTCCGGCGGGCGCCGTCGGCGGCACCGGCGTCTCCGGTCCGGGCGGCCCCGGCGGCCCGGTGGGCGCCGTGGGCCCGGTCGGCCTGGCCGCCGCCGGGAAGCACGGGAAGCAGGGCCCGGGCGGGGCCGGGGCGGGCGACGCGACGGCCGGCGGGCCGGGCGTTCCCGACACGGCGGCACACCTCGCGGCCTGGTGCGACCTGCTCTGCCAGATCGCGGGGCTGCCGCCGGGCGGGGCGCCGGAGGCGGGCGTGGTGACGCTCCCTCAGCGGCGCGATCCGCAGAGTCGTTGA
- a CDS encoding response regulator transcription factor: MSVLLEQPASLAYRPNKPTAMVVVADPRVRSTVTRHLWALGVRDVIEASSIAEARPRVGNPRDICVADVHLPDGSGLTLLSETRAAGWPNGLALSAADDIGAVRNALAGGVKGYVVTGTRTNLGLPGRPGSAPIGSAAAARMHRRPPGAPGHPGGYRELSGREVEVLRLVAEGQSNKAIGVSMGLSALTVKSHLARIARKLGTGDRAGMVAVALRTGIIH; the protein is encoded by the coding sequence GTGTCCGTTCTCCTCGAGCAACCTGCGAGCCTCGCCTACCGCCCGAACAAACCGACGGCCATGGTCGTCGTCGCCGACCCCCGGGTCCGCTCCACCGTCACCCGCCACCTGTGGGCGCTCGGCGTGCGAGATGTGATCGAGGCGTCGTCCATCGCGGAGGCCCGCCCCCGCGTCGGCAACCCGCGCGACATCTGCGTGGCCGACGTCCACCTTCCCGACGGGTCCGGACTCACCCTGCTCTCCGAGACCCGCGCCGCGGGCTGGCCGAACGGCCTCGCCCTGTCCGCCGCCGACGACATCGGCGCGGTGCGCAACGCCCTCGCGGGCGGCGTCAAAGGCTATGTCGTCACCGGCACCCGGACCAACCTCGGCCTGCCCGGCCGGCCGGGCTCCGCGCCCATCGGGTCGGCCGCCGCGGCCCGGATGCACCGCCGCCCGCCCGGCGCCCCCGGCCACCCGGGGGGCTACCGCGAGCTGTCCGGCCGTGAGGTCGAGGTGCTGCGGCTGGTGGCGGAGGGCCAGTCCAACAAGGCCATCGGCGTCTCGATGGGCCTGTCCGCGCTCACCGTCAAGAGTCACCTCGCCCGGATCGCGCGCAAGCTCGGCACCGGCGACCGCGCCGGCATGGTCGCCGTGGCGCTGCGCACCGGCATCATCCACTGA
- a CDS encoding ribonuclease D produces the protein MTDAQETAADTTLRTPGGDPPADVDSAPIPLLEPREGIPPVVADNDALARIVAAFAAGTGPVAVDAERASGYRYGQRAYLVQLRREGAGSTLIDPVGCPDLSSLGEAVGDAEWVLHAATQDLPCLREIGMTPSRLFDTELAGRLAGFARVGLGAMVENVLGYALEKGHSAVDWSTRPLPDPWLRYAALDVELLVDLRDALEEELDRQGKLEWARQEFAAIAAAPPAPPRKDPWRRTSGMHKVRRRRQMAVVRELWTARDLIAQRRDVSPGKVLGDAAIVEAALNMPPNAQALAALPGFGHRMSRKQLEQWQAAVDRARAIPDHELPQPGQPLTGPPPPRAWADKDPAAAARLSAARTAVSALAERLTMPQENLIAPDTVRRLCWEPPKTATPEAVAEVLAAHGARAWQIEQVTPPLVKALTEAAA, from the coding sequence GTGACCGACGCCCAAGAGACCGCAGCAGACACGACACTGCGAACCCCCGGGGGCGACCCCCCGGCCGACGTCGATTCGGCGCCGATTCCCCTGTTGGAGCCACGCGAGGGCATCCCGCCCGTCGTCGCTGACAACGATGCCCTGGCCCGGATCGTCGCGGCGTTCGCGGCCGGCACGGGCCCCGTCGCGGTGGACGCGGAGCGCGCCTCCGGCTACCGCTACGGCCAGCGCGCCTATCTCGTGCAGCTGCGCCGCGAGGGCGCCGGCTCGACCCTGATCGACCCCGTCGGCTGCCCCGACCTGTCCTCGCTCGGCGAGGCCGTCGGCGACGCCGAATGGGTGCTGCACGCGGCCACGCAGGACCTGCCGTGCCTGCGGGAGATAGGGATGACGCCGTCGCGGCTCTTCGACACGGAGCTGGCGGGACGGCTCGCCGGATTCGCCCGGGTGGGACTCGGCGCCATGGTCGAGAACGTCCTGGGGTACGCCCTGGAGAAGGGCCACTCCGCCGTCGACTGGTCCACCCGCCCACTGCCCGACCCCTGGCTGCGCTACGCCGCGCTCGACGTGGAGCTCCTCGTCGACCTGCGCGACGCGCTGGAGGAGGAGCTGGACCGGCAGGGGAAGCTGGAGTGGGCCCGCCAGGAGTTCGCGGCGATCGCCGCCGCCCCGCCCGCCCCGCCGCGCAAGGACCCCTGGCGCCGTACGTCCGGGATGCACAAGGTCCGGCGGCGGCGGCAGATGGCCGTGGTCCGCGAGCTGTGGACCGCGCGCGACCTCATCGCCCAGCGGCGCGACGTCTCGCCGGGCAAGGTGCTCGGCGACGCCGCGATCGTCGAGGCCGCGCTGAACATGCCGCCGAACGCGCAGGCGCTGGCCGCGCTGCCCGGCTTCGGCCACCGGATGAGCCGCAAGCAGCTGGAGCAGTGGCAGGCGGCGGTCGACCGCGCCCGCGCGATCCCGGACCACGAGCTCCCGCAGCCCGGCCAGCCGCTGACCGGCCCGCCGCCGCCCCGCGCCTGGGCGGACAAGGACCCGGCCGCGGCGGCCCGGCTGTCCGCGGCCCGCACGGCGGTGTCCGCGCTGGCCGAGCGGCTCACCATGCCGCAGGAGAACCTGATCGCCCCGGACACCGTGCGCCGCCTGTGCTGGGAGCCCCCGAAGACGGCGACGCCGGAGGCGGTGGCGGAGGTCCTCGCCGCGCACGGCGCCCGCGCGTGGCAGATCGAACAGGTGACCCCACCCCTGGTGAAGGCCCTGACGGAGGCCGCGGCCTGA
- a CDS encoding thiolase family protein yields MPRTARDVVFVDGVRTPFGKAGPKGIYHETRADDLVIKCIRELLRRNPDLDPAKIDEVAIAATTQIGDQGLTLGRTAGMLAGLPQTVPGMSIDRMCAGAMTAVTTVAGGVAFGAYDVALAGGVEHMGRHPMGEGVDPNPRFVSEKLVDDSALVMGMTAENLHDRFPHLTKERADAYAVRSQEKAAKAYADGKIQADLVPISVRRTTPEGGELGWGLVTADEPMRPGTTMEGLAGLKTPFRPHGRVTPGNASGLNDGATASLIASEDAARELGLPVRMRLVSYAYVGVEPEVMGYGPIPATEKALAKAGLTIDDIGLFELNEAYAVQVLALLDHYGIADDDPRVNQYGGAIAFGHPLASSGVRLMTQLARQFEEQPHVRYGLTSMCVGLGMGGTVIWENPHFDGGNK; encoded by the coding sequence GTGCCTCGTACCGCTAGGGACGTCGTCTTCGTCGACGGCGTCCGCACCCCGTTCGGCAAGGCGGGCCCGAAGGGCATCTACCACGAGACCCGCGCCGACGACCTGGTCATCAAGTGCATCCGTGAGCTGCTGCGCCGCAACCCGGACCTGGACCCCGCCAAGATCGACGAGGTCGCCATCGCCGCGACCACGCAGATCGGCGACCAGGGCCTGACCCTGGGCCGCACGGCCGGCATGCTGGCGGGCCTGCCGCAGACCGTGCCCGGCATGTCCATCGACCGGATGTGCGCCGGCGCGATGACCGCCGTGACGACCGTCGCCGGTGGCGTCGCCTTCGGTGCCTACGACGTCGCCCTCGCGGGCGGTGTCGAGCACATGGGCCGGCACCCGATGGGCGAGGGCGTCGACCCCAACCCGCGCTTCGTGTCGGAGAAGCTGGTCGACGACTCCGCCCTCGTCATGGGTATGACGGCGGAGAACCTGCACGACCGCTTCCCGCACCTCACCAAGGAGCGCGCGGACGCGTACGCGGTCCGCAGCCAGGAGAAGGCCGCCAAGGCGTACGCCGACGGCAAGATCCAGGCCGACCTGGTGCCGATCTCCGTGCGCCGCACCACGCCCGAGGGCGGGGAGCTGGGCTGGGGCCTGGTCACGGCCGACGAGCCGATGCGCCCGGGCACCACCATGGAGGGTCTCGCGGGCCTCAAGACCCCGTTCCGCCCGCACGGCCGGGTCACCCCGGGCAACGCCTCCGGCCTCAACGACGGCGCCACCGCCTCGCTGATCGCCTCCGAGGACGCGGCGCGCGAGCTGGGCCTGCCGGTCCGGATGCGCCTGGTCTCCTACGCCTACGTGGGCGTCGAGCCCGAGGTGATGGGCTACGGCCCGATCCCGGCGACGGAGAAGGCCCTCGCCAAGGCGGGCCTGACCATCGACGACATCGGTCTGTTCGAGCTGAACGAGGCCTACGCGGTGCAGGTGCTCGCGCTCCTGGACCACTACGGCATCGCGGACGACGACCCGCGCGTCAACCAGTACGGCGGCGCGATCGCGTTCGGCCACCCGCTGGCCTCGTCGGGCGTGCGTCTGATGACGCAGCTGGCCCGCCAGTTCGAGGAGCAGCCGCACGTCCGCTACGGCCTCACCTCGATGTGTGTCGGCCTCGGCATGGGCGGAACGGTCATCTGGGAGAACCCGCACTTCGACGGAGGCAACAAGTGA
- a CDS encoding 3-hydroxyacyl-CoA dehydrogenase NAD-binding domain-containing protein yields the protein MSTTAELLKGAAELFPGEVVTQAHVRHFDLPKGAGTFALITLDNGLDHTKPTTFGPRSLANLSAAIDQVEAEARDGKITGVGVTGKPFIFAVGADLKGVELLARHEDALAIGKGGHDVFKRLSSLAVPTFAYYNGAAMGGGVEVGLHCSYRTVSKAIPAFSLPEVFLGLVPGWGGCTLLPNLIGADRAVSVIIENSLSQNKQLRGKQVFELGIADALFEGADFLEQSLLWTASVLNGETEVSRPEVDRGEAWDQAVERGRFIADSKVHGAAPAAYRALEIISAAKNGDLAAGFDAEDKALADLIMGGELRSGIYAFNLVQKRAKRPAGAPDRSLARPVTKVGVVGAGLMASQLALLFLRRLEVPVVLTDIDQERIDKGVGYVHGEIDKLLAKGRIGQDKANRLKASVTGSLDKAAAFGDADFVIEAVFEEMGVKQQVFAEVEAVVPAHTILATNTSSLSVTEMASKLKHPERVVGFHFFNPVAILPLLEIVRGERTDDASLATAFGVAKKLKKTAVLVKDAPAFVVNRILTRFMGEIQNVIDEGTPVAVAEKAVEPLGLPMSPLVLLELVGPAIGLHVSETLNRAFPDRFTVSPNLAAVVKAGKRGFYVYDSGKPELDPEVAALLKQGDVVLTEEQVRDRVLDAVAQEIGLMLDEGVVAEAQDIDLCLITGAGWPFHLGGITPYLDREGVSERATGRRFLAPGVASVPA from the coding sequence GTGAGCACCACCGCTGAACTTCTCAAGGGCGCGGCGGAGCTGTTCCCGGGCGAGGTCGTGACCCAGGCGCACGTGCGCCACTTCGACCTCCCCAAGGGCGCGGGCACCTTCGCGCTCATCACGCTGGACAACGGCCTGGACCACACCAAGCCGACCACGTTCGGCCCCCGGTCGCTGGCGAACCTCAGCGCCGCGATCGACCAGGTCGAGGCGGAGGCCCGGGACGGGAAGATCACCGGCGTCGGCGTCACCGGCAAGCCGTTCATCTTCGCGGTCGGCGCCGACCTCAAGGGCGTCGAGCTGCTCGCCCGCCACGAGGACGCGCTGGCCATCGGCAAGGGCGGCCACGACGTCTTCAAGCGGCTGTCGTCGCTGGCGGTGCCGACCTTCGCGTACTACAACGGCGCGGCCATGGGCGGCGGCGTCGAGGTCGGTCTGCACTGCTCGTACCGCACGGTGTCGAAGGCGATCCCCGCCTTCTCGCTGCCCGAGGTCTTCCTCGGTCTCGTCCCGGGCTGGGGCGGCTGCACGCTGCTGCCGAACCTCATCGGCGCGGACCGCGCGGTCTCGGTGATCATCGAGAACTCGCTCAGCCAGAACAAGCAGCTGCGCGGCAAGCAGGTCTTCGAGCTGGGCATCGCCGACGCGCTCTTCGAGGGCGCGGACTTCCTGGAGCAGTCGCTGCTCTGGACCGCCTCCGTGCTGAACGGCGAGACCGAGGTCTCCCGCCCCGAGGTCGACCGCGGCGAGGCCTGGGACCAGGCCGTCGAGCGCGGCCGGTTCATCGCGGACTCCAAGGTGCACGGCGCGGCCCCGGCCGCCTACCGCGCGCTGGAGATCATCTCCGCGGCGAAGAACGGCGACCTGGCCGCCGGCTTCGACGCCGAGGACAAGGCCCTCGCGGACCTGATCATGGGCGGCGAGCTGCGCAGCGGCATCTACGCCTTCAACCTGGTGCAGAAGCGCGCCAAGCGCCCGGCCGGTGCCCCGGACCGCTCGCTGGCCCGCCCGGTCACCAAGGTGGGCGTCGTCGGCGCCGGCCTGATGGCCTCTCAGCTCGCGCTGCTGTTCCTGCGCCGCCTGGAGGTGCCGGTCGTGCTGACCGACATCGACCAGGAGCGGATCGACAAGGGCGTCGGCTACGTCCACGGCGAGATCGACAAGCTGCTCGCCAAGGGCCGCATCGGCCAGGACAAGGCCAACCGCCTCAAGGCCTCCGTGACGGGCTCCCTCGACAAGGCCGCCGCCTTCGGCGACGCGGACTTCGTCATCGAGGCCGTCTTCGAGGAGATGGGCGTCAAGCAGCAGGTGTTCGCCGAGGTCGAGGCGGTGGTGCCCGCGCACACCATCCTCGCCACCAACACCTCCTCGCTGTCCGTCACCGAGATGGCGTCAAAGCTCAAGCACCCCGAGCGGGTCGTGGGCTTCCACTTCTTCAACCCGGTCGCGATCCTCCCGCTCCTGGAGATCGTCCGCGGCGAGCGGACCGACGACGCGTCGCTGGCCACCGCCTTCGGCGTCGCCAAGAAGCTGAAGAAGACCGCGGTGCTGGTGAAGGACGCCCCGGCGTTCGTCGTCAACCGCATCCTGACCCGCTTCATGGGCGAGATCCAGAACGTCATCGACGAGGGCACGCCGGTCGCGGTGGCCGAGAAGGCCGTCGAGCCGCTCGGTCTGCCGATGTCGCCGCTGGTGCTGCTGGAGCTGGTCGGCCCGGCGATCGGTCTGCACGTCTCCGAGACGCTCAACCGCGCCTTCCCGGACCGCTTCACCGTCTCGCCGAACCTGGCCGCCGTGGTCAAGGCCGGCAAGCGCGGCTTCTACGTCTACGACTCCGGCAAGCCGGAGCTGGACCCCGAGGTCGCGGCGCTCCTGAAGCAGGGCGACGTCGTCCTGACCGAGGAGCAGGTGCGCGACCGGGTCCTGGACGCCGTCGCGCAGGAGATCGGCCTGATGCTGGACGAGGGCGTCGTCGCCGAGGCCCAGGACATCGACCTGTGCCTGATCACGGGCGCGGGCTGGCCCTTCCACCTGGGCGGCATCACGCCGTACCTGGACCGCGAGGGCGTCTCCGAGCGGGCCACGGGCCGGCGCTTCCTGGCGCCGGGCGTGGCGAGCGTGCCGGCGTAA